Within Vicia villosa cultivar HV-30 ecotype Madison, WI linkage group LG1, Vvil1.0, whole genome shotgun sequence, the genomic segment TCAAAGAAATGATTGAAGAATTTAACGAAATCCTCCTTAATAAACGCCCAACAATTCTTAATGAAAAGAAACGTGTAACCGTCCGGGCCCGGACTTTTGTCTACCCCACAAACCCAAATAGCCTCCTTGATTTCACTCTCTTGAAAGGGTTTTTCAAGGAGCAAACCTTCTTCAACGCTAATACTTTTGAGATCTATCCCTTCCAACAAAGGCATTTCTACCTCCGGTTCGACAAATTTGTTGCTAAAATGATTGAAAACCTCCTATCTAATCTCCTCCACCGATTCCACCATACCCCCCTCCGAGAGGAGAGGACCTAAATGATTAaaccttcttttttctttcatcacctTGTGAAAGAAACTACTATTCGCATCTCCCTCTTTCATCCATCTCACCTTTGATTTTTGAATTAGCATGTTCTCCTTAATTCTCATATTCCTCCATATTCTACTAGACGCCTCTTTCCTCTTTTCCACCAACTCCCGACGCAATTCTTCGGAAACATCTTCCAACCTACTATCCACCATATTTAATTCCCTAACTCCCTCTTCGACTTCCAAATCAATCCTTCCGAACACATCTATATTCCACCTCCTAAGCTTCTCCTTTAAAAGTCTAAGTTTTTCCTTTAGCACATAATCGCCTCTCCCTCGAACATTCATAGATCTCCACTCTTTCTTCACAAAAGGCAAGAAAGAATCAAAAGAGAACCATTCATTATTAAATTTGAACGGCTTCGGTCCCCAATTAACATTATCCTTCACTAACCAAACCGGACAATGATCTGAGATATCCCTATCACCAATGATTTGACCAACCACCCCCCACTTGTTTACAACTTGATTCGAGACAAGAAATCGGTCAATTCTACTCATAGATCTACCGTCACCGCTATACCAAGAGAATTTTTTTCCTTTGCTCGGTACATCCACCAAATCACTATTAACAATGAACTCCGCAAATAAGTCTATCTCGATATTATTAATAGTAACCGCTCTCCCCTTCCTCTCCCTTCTATCCTTTATGGCATTAAAGTCCCCTCCAAAAATCCATTCTCCGTCGGTAAAAGCGTTCTTCAACCTCAACAACTCTTGCCACAACAATTTCTTTTTGATAATATCACACGAAGAATAGACGTTGACCACATAGTAAATATCATTCTTCCATAGGACTTTTATTCCTAAAAAACCGTCCCCTCTAAAACTACTAATAACCTCCATATTGATGGAATTCCACAAGATAATCCAACCTCCCGACCTCCCCACTGAGTTGGAAAAAGAATATCCAACCTCACCACCATACCACAAGCTTTTAGCCATCTCCTCCTTAAAGTTAGAAATTTTCTATTCTTGAATCAAAAATAACTCCGCTCCTCCTTTCTTAATCAAGTCCTTTATTCTCCTTCTTTTAAGTGCATTCGCACATCCTCTAACATTCAAGGATCCTAAAATCATTGGGGATCCTTTTTAGACTCCCTCCCAGACACCGAATCCTTAGCCCCCCCTTTTTCAGAACTACCACACTTGCTCTCCAAGTCATTTCTACCATCCACATTCACAACCCCCAAAACCATCATAGCCGCTAACAATTTTCCTCCCATATTACGATCCAATTGCTCCCAAATCCGCCCATTATTCCTACAAATATCCGACTCTTCCGTTTGTTCTCCGTAACACAAAGAACAAGATAGAGAAGAATCCGAACGCACCAAACCATTCACACAAGGTGCGCTGCCAACTTGCCCTGAACAAACAGCCTTCTTACCAACACTACTTTTCCGCCCCTGCCCCTTTAATTTGCTTCCTACTCCTCCTTTACCGACCATTTTTCTAAACCGCAGTTTTTATTCCCCGTGCTAGGATCTTCAGGAACCATGCTGCAATTCACCACTGAATTAACAGACCCGGTACCAGTAGCATCACCGGCTGAGAGGACCAGGACCGGCTGCCCTGCTGCTTCGGCAGCGGCAGAAACAGTGCCCAACATCCTGTCAAAAAGCCCATTAGAAGAAGAAATTGCCCCAGCAACTCCCAGGTTACGCTTCAAACCAATGCCACAACAACCTTTGTTACAATTTTCTAAAACAGCACCAATATCTCCCAAGTTACGGTTCAATCCATCACCATACCGACCACTGTTAGTTTTTGCCAAAACCGCACCACTCCCCCCATGCCTCCCCTCTCCCGACTTTGGAACTGACTTAGCAACCACAGAAATAGTCCCAAAACCGCTATCAGAAAATTGTTCTATGATGTCCTCCGAATTTACCATAACCGCACCACTGCCACTATTACAATTCACCAAGACAGCAGCATTATCTCCCAAGTTATGGTTCACACCATCACCACAACAGCCACTGTTTTTATTTTCCAACACCGCACCACTGCCACCACACTTCCCCTCACCCGACTTTGGGACAGCCATATCAACAAAAGGAGTAGCCCCAAAACCACTTTCTGAAAGATGTTCTATGATGTCATCCGAACACTCATCAACCGAATTGATATTCTGCTCCTGCAAATCGTTCATCCAGAATTCATCCGAGTCCGAAGACTCGGGGCCAGTAATTTGAGTTTTAGAATTACCT encodes:
- the LOC131657664 gene encoding uncharacterized protein LOC131657664 — encoded protein: MAKSLWYGGEVGYSFSNSVGRSGGWIILWNSINMEVISSFRGDGFLGIKVLWKNDIYYVVNVYSSCDIIKKKLLWQELLRLKNAFTDGEWIFGGDFNAIKDRRERKGRAVTINNIEIDLFAEFIVNSDLVDVPSKGKKFSWYSGDGRSMSRIDRFLVSNQVVNKWGVVGQIIGDRDISDHCPVWLVKDNVNWGPKPFKFNNEWFSFDSFLPFVKKEWRSMNVRGRGDYVLKEKLRLLKEKLRRWNIDVFGRIDLEVEEGVRELNMVDSRLEDVSEELRRELVEKRKEASSRIWRNMRIKENMLIQKSKVRWMKEGDANSSFFHKVMKEKRRFNHLGPLLSEGGMVESVEEIR